A region from the Dehalococcoides mccartyi CG5 genome encodes:
- a CDS encoding reductive dehalogenase: protein MSKLHSTVTRRDFMKALGLTGAGLGVAAATTPVFNDLDDVKAASQADWKRPWWVKQVDKPTIEIDWQMLQRWDQRTNLHFPHNMDKYLGEGAMARASIEGTAKKLQRMQDGTPGYSLKDQALSTGAIGLTSNFDLLSFINYLPLKVITPEEQGLPKYQGTPEENTRMMRAAMRFFGAGQVSVWQLEESTTKKLIYAWDRGTLWGLPYGTYGSSCKPYVFEDVEKSYETDSKYVIANNCKYVISYTVPMAKEAWRCAPTAIRDAANMSRYRIQGNIQTGTQKFLASLGYQALGAPKGNPNGICPAPAALILSGIGEANRINQFITPEEGSTAGGPYMIITDLPLAPDKPIDAGLFRFCHSCRKCAETCPSESIMLEAEPKWDCAPYQSPGHKAFFKNDLNCNYYSNVQGFAGCGICMAVCTFNVNDVASIHHVVKATVSTTGLLNSFLWKADSAFGYGLKDPNDWWGLSLPQYGFDSTIYANNGGYKK from the coding sequence ATGAGTAAATTGCATTCTACTGTAACTCGTCGGGATTTTATGAAAGCCCTTGGACTAACTGGGGCAGGGCTGGGTGTGGCTGCTGCGACTACCCCCGTATTTAATGACTTAGATGATGTAAAGGCCGCTTCTCAAGCAGATTGGAAACGCCCCTGGTGGGTAAAACAGGTTGATAAGCCTACTATTGAAATTGATTGGCAGATGCTGCAACGCTGGGATCAGCGCACTAACCTGCATTTCCCCCATAATATGGATAAATACCTTGGGGAAGGAGCTATGGCAAGAGCTTCCATAGAAGGAACCGCAAAAAAACTACAACGCATGCAAGATGGTACACCCGGTTATAGTCTGAAAGATCAGGCACTTTCTACAGGCGCTATAGGATTGACATCAAACTTTGATCTTTTATCTTTTATTAACTATCTGCCTCTCAAAGTGATAACTCCCGAAGAACAAGGACTTCCCAAGTACCAGGGCACTCCTGAAGAAAATACCCGAATGATGCGGGCTGCAATGAGGTTTTTTGGTGCAGGGCAAGTAAGTGTTTGGCAGTTAGAAGAAAGCACTACGAAAAAGTTGATCTATGCTTGGGATAGGGGAACCCTATGGGGATTGCCTTATGGTACGTACGGCTCATCTTGCAAACCGTATGTATTTGAGGATGTTGAAAAATCATACGAGACAGACAGTAAATATGTTATTGCGAATAATTGTAAATATGTAATTTCGTACACCGTACCTATGGCTAAAGAAGCTTGGCGTTGTGCACCCACAGCCATAAGGGATGCTGCCAATATGAGCAGGTATAGAATACAGGGGAATATTCAAACAGGTACTCAGAAGTTTTTGGCAAGTTTGGGGTACCAAGCTTTGGGTGCTCCAAAGGGTAATCCCAATGGTATTTGCCCTGCTCCAGCCGCGTTGATTCTATCCGGTATTGGTGAAGCGAATCGGATAAATCAATTTATAACTCCGGAAGAAGGCAGTACTGCAGGCGGACCCTATATGATAATTACTGATCTGCCTTTAGCACCTGATAAACCGATAGACGCGGGTCTATTCCGTTTTTGCCATTCTTGCCGCAAATGTGCTGAGACTTGCCCGTCTGAGTCTATTATGCTTGAAGCAGAACCAAAATGGGATTGTGCGCCTTATCAAAGCCCTGGACACAAGGCATTCTTCAAGAATGACCTTAATTGCAATTACTATTCAAATGTGCAGGGTTTTGCAGGCTGCGGTATCTGTATGGCAGTATGTACATTTAACGTTAATGATGTAGCATCAATACATCATGTAGTAAAGGCAACAGTAAGCACTACCGGTCTCCTTAACAGCTTCCTTTGGAAAGCAGATAGTGCTTTTGGTTATGGACTCAAGGATCCGAATGACTGGTGGGGTTTATCTCTTCCTCAATATGGGTTTGATTCTACTATCTATGCAAATAATGGCGGGTACAAAAAGTAG